From Mya arenaria isolate MELC-2E11 chromosome 12, ASM2691426v1, the proteins below share one genomic window:
- the LOC128211180 gene encoding LOW QUALITY PROTEIN: putative pre-mRNA-splicing factor ATP-dependent RNA helicase PRP1 (The sequence of the model RefSeq protein was modified relative to this genomic sequence to represent the inferred CDS: inserted 1 base in 1 codon): MSKRHRIDVGDSYRKREDDGRRDRSRSPVKEKSQSIFEQFNIPKPQLQINPFTGLPHTPRYLQLLAKRKSLPVWEYKEKFVEVLNKHQTLVLVGETGSGKTTQIPQWCLDWVRVRYNKKGVACTQPRRVAAMSVAQRVSEEXDVGLGQEVGYSIRFEDCTSSKTILKYMTDGMLLREAMSDPLLENYGVVLLDEAHERTLATDILMGLLKEVAKQRSDLKIIIMSATLDAGKFQNYFDNAPLMSVPGRTHPVEIFYTPEPERDYLEAAIRTVLQIHMCEEIEGDILLFLTGQEEIDEACKRIHREVENLGPDVGDMKCIPLYSTLPPNLQQRIFEPPPPNKPNGAIGRKVVVSTNIAETSLTIDGVVFVIDPGFAKQKVYNPRIRVESLLVTAISKASGQQRAGRAGRTKPGKCFRLYTEKAFKQEMQENTYPEILRSNLGSVVLQLKKLGIDDLVHFDFMDPPAPETLMRALELLNYLAALDDNGDLTELGSMMAEFPLDPQLAKMVIASTDFSCSNEILSITAMLSVPQCFVRPTELRKAADECKMRFAHIDGDHLTLLNVYHAFKQNQEDPQWCYDNFINFRSLKSADNVRQQLARIMDRFNLKRSSTEFTSRDYYLNIRKALVSGFFMQIAHLERTGHYLTVKDNQIVQLHPSTCLDHKPEWVLYNEFVLTTKNYIRTVIDIKPEWLVQIAPQYYDMSNFPHCEAKRQLERIIAKVQAKGYE, encoded by the exons atgtCGAAACGACATCGCATCGATGTTGGGGATTCTTACAGGAAAAG gGAGGATGATGGGAGAAGGGACAGGTCACGGTCTCCGGTCAAGGAAAAGTCACAGTCCATCTTTGAACAGTTTAACATTCCAAAACCACAGTTACAAATAAATCCATTTACAG GCTTGCCACATACACCACGCTACCTACAACTGCTGGCCAAGAGGAAGAGTCTGCCAGTGTGGGAGTATAAGGAAAAGTTTGTAGAGGTTCTTAACAAGCATCAGACACTTGTGCTGGTGGGAGAGACTGGCTCCGGAAAAACCACACAG ATTCCACAATGGTGCCTGGACTGGGTACGGGTGCGGTACAACAAGAAAGGAGTGGCGTGTACCCAGCCCCGAAGAGTGGCAGCCATGTCAGTAGCCCAGCGTGTATCGGAGG TGGATGTCGGTCTTGGCCAGGAGGTCGGATACAGTATACGATTTGAGGACTGCACCTCATCTAAGACTATACTGAA GTACATGACAGATGGTATGTTACTGCGTGAGGCGATGTCTGATCCTCTTCTTGAGAACTACGGAGTTGTCTTGCTTGATGAGGCCCACGAGCGCACCCTGGCCACCGATATACTGATGGGACTGTTGAAAGAGGTAGCCAAGCAGAGGTCCGACCTGAAGATCATCATCATGAGTGCTACTCTGGACGCTGGCAAATTCCAG AACTACTTTGACAATGCCCCATTGATGAGTGTGCCAGGACGTACCCACCCTGTGGAGATATTCTACACGCCCGAGCCCGAGCGTGACTACCTGGAGGCGGCCATCAGGACAGTGCTGCAGATTCACATGTGTGAGGAAATAGAGGGAGATATTCTGCTCTTCCTCACTGGACAAGAG GAGATAGATGAGGCGTGCAAGCGTATACATCGGGAGGTGGAGAACCTGGGACCAGATGTTGGAGACATGAAGTGTATACCGCTCTACTCCACCCTCCCACCCAACCTTCAACAGAGGATCTTTGAGCCCCCACCGCCCAACAAGCCCAATGGAGCCATAG gcCGTAAAGTGGTGGTGTCTACAAATATTGCGGAAACATCTCTCACAATTGATGGCGTGGTATTTGTGATAGACCCAGGATTCGCCAAACAAAAG GTGTACAACCCTCGTATCCGTGTGGAGTCCCTCCTTGTGACGGCCATCAGTAAGGCAAGTGGCCAACAGCGTGCCGGTCGCGCTGGTCGTACAAAGCCTGGCAAGTGTTTCCGACTCTACACGGAGAAGGCCTTCAAACAAGAAATGCAGGAAAATACATATCCCGAGATCCTTCGTTCCAACCTGGGCTCCGTTGTTCTGCAGTTGAAGAAGCTTGGCATTGACGATCTCGTGCACTTTGACTTCATGGACCCACCTG CTCCTGAGACATTGATGAGAGCCCTGGAGTTGCTGAACTACCTAGCTGCCCTTGATGATAATGGAGACCTGACGGAGCTGGGCTCAATGATGGCGGAGTTCCCTCTTGATCCCCAGCTGGCCAAGATGGTCATAGCCAGTACAGACTTCAGCTGCTCCAATGAGATTCTCTCCATCACTGCCATGTTGTCAG TGCCGCAGTGTTTTGTGCGCCCGACGGAGCTCCGAAAGGCAGCTGACGAGTGTAAAATGAGGTTTGCACACATCGATGGAGATCATCTTACGCTACTCAACGTCTACCACGCTTTCAAGCAAA ACCAGGAAGATCCTCAGTGGTGTTACGACAACTTCATCAACTTCCGATCCCTGAAGAGTGCAGACAACGTGAGACAGCAGCTGGCGCGCATCATGGACCGATTCAACCTGAAGCGCTCCAGCACGGAGTTCACAAGCAGAGATTACTATCTCAATATACGCAAAGCGCTTGTGTCAGGATTTTTCATGCAG ATTGCCCACCTTGAGAGGACTGGTCACTACCTGACCGTGAAGGACAACCAGATTGTCCAGCTTCACCCTTCCACCTGCCTCGACCACAAGCCAGAGTGGGTCCTCTACAACGAGTTTGTACTCACAACCAAGAACTACATCCGTACTGTCATTGACATCAAGCCGGAGTG GTTGGTACAGATAGCACCGCAATACTACGACATGTCAAACTTCCCCCACTGCGAGGCGAAGAGACAGCTGGAGAGGATTATAGCCAAGGTCCAGGCCAAGGGCTACGAGTAA